The Besnoitia besnoiti strain Bb-Ger1 chromosome IV, whole genome shotgun sequence genome contains a region encoding:
- a CDS encoding hypothetical protein (encoded by transcript BESB_052700), which translates to MHLTCVFASLVIMPSLKFFDRASFPLSLLLSLRPSTLLSLQKQFFRGLQERFSSARQVTGESQRLVGSLTAVAPSAGRRVHAAHLSAASTLGRREPFATNLFSKGNAERQGRGLAGTGPHAPDTMQFAPVSIGECIEETVPHVLAHAFLDNSSAESLKEPGLREHENEHKTRTTPSRTLTGRCARSPRSLRCPKEKQRVSVAPGRGEITGEGGRIIVARQDAKENVLRTWRGKPGPLGLDKKANRGLVHGNGIPTATRTETGKPSTLMTGDTWNWRSAYTAGAAHAKENDSLSEGKAHERAQGLLFALAAAVMTIHEHKRTLEAVAAGAGIPPALCFACPAPGSASPFAPLSPMSAALARMPWADFTGFRLNLPPVPVEFRLALSLSLAGSGHQSAGVPEQNQFQTSDRRPLQGLHPTAACPGVMVTESKQSVPEEELRSLPVSEGVFAALREKQQSSCGQTVERGTETRANSTNEQSAAVAQVWVLEVPGGPSNPSQREGGGEKGSVSQDGAEERLLPAARTAISPEGRLVYRVTGFSDVFVGVADVEIGKKGGPSQKEELTPALVIETSLQAPSETLHLRAAVFLDRPFDCGTMQREIEGTLPDLEDAFLVSGDEWKKHSATGKEELTIVPALGTVPLGKVVTAVMYRDDPAGSEGGGRRIDVRAPMNGRIIKIEVKEGDRVTKRAPLAVIEAMKMETAIRSPCNGVVASVHVATGAYTKPGQSLLQIFEDTSGKA; encoded by the exons ATGCATTTGACATGCGTTTTTGCATCGCTCGTTATTATGCCATCTCTGAAGTTCTTTGACCGTGCTAGttttccgctttctctgTTGCTTTCCCTTCGGCCCTCCACCCTTCTGTCGCTTCAGAAGCAGTTCTTCAGAGGACTGCAGGAACGCTTTTCCTCTGCTCGCCAAGTCACTGGAGAGTCCCAGAGGCTGGTGGGCTCTTTGACGGCAGTCGCTCCTTCTGCGGGCAGGCGCGTTCATGCCGCTCATCTTTCCGCAGCCAGCACTCTGGGGCGGAGAGAGCCATTTGCAACAAATCTTTTTTCCAAAGGCAATGCGGAGAGGCAAGGGAGAGGACTGGCTGGCACCGGACCGCACGCTCCCGACACCATGCAGTTTGCACCCGTCAGTATTGGAGAATGCATCGAGGAAACGGTGCCTCATGTCCTTGCCCATGCATTCCTGGACAACTCTTCTGCGGAAAGTCTTAAAGAACCCGGCCTTCGCGAACACGAGAACGAGCACAAAACGAGGACTACGCCATCGCGAACCCTCACTGGGCGCTGCGCTCGGAGTCCCCGGTCACTGCGTTGCCCCaaggaaaagcagagagTTTCCGTCGCTCCCGGAAGAGGCGAAATTACCGGAGAAGGAGGGCGCATCATCGTAGCTAGGCAGGACGCCAAGGAAAACGTGCTGCGAACGTGGCGTGGAAAACCGGGACCGCTGGGCCTTGACAAGAAGGCGAACCGGGGTCTGGTTCATGGCAATGGAATACCTACAGCGACGAGGACAGAAACGGGGAAACCAAGCACGCTCATGACCGGGGACACGTGGAACTGGAGAAGCGCGTACACGGCGGGGGCAGCACATGCAAAGGAGAACGACAGCCTCAGCGAGGGCAAAGCCCATGAGCGCGCACAGGGACTTCTTTTCGCTCTGGCGGCGGCAGTCATGACTATCCACGAG CATAAAAGGACGCTGGAGGCTGTTGCGGCAGGTGCTGGAATTCCTCCGGCGTTATGCTTTGCGTGCCCTGCCCCCggctctgcttctccctTCGCTCCACTTTCGCCGATGTCTGCGGCCCTCGCGCGGATGCCATGGGCGGATTTCACAG GTTTTCGCCTGAATCTCCCTCCTGTCCCTGTCGAATTCCGCTTGGCGCTTTCGCTGTCCTTGGCTGGTTCGGGCCATCAGTCTGCCGGCGTTCCCGAACAAAATCAGTTTCAAACTTCCGACCGGAGGCCGCTCCAGGGCTTGCACCCGACAGCCGCCTGCCCAGGTGTTATGGTGACAGAAAGTAAACAAAGCGTTCCCGAAgaagagctgcgcagcctgcCCGTGTCTGAAGGGGTTTTCGCAGCTttgcgcgagaagcagcagtCATCTTGTGGCCAAACCGTCGAGCGGGGCACTGAGACCCGCGCGAATTCCACAAACGAACAGTCAGCTGCAGTGGCGCAGGTTTGGGTGCTGGAGGTTCCAGGCGGCCCTTCCAACCCGTCCCAacgggaaggcggcggcgaaaaaGGAAGTGTGTCGCAAGACGGAGCGGAAGAGCGTCTTTTGCCCGCGGCCCGAA CTGCTATCAGTCCAGAGGGTCGCCTGGTGTATCGCGTCACGGGGTTCTCTGATGTCTTCGTGGGCGTTGCGGACGTTGAGATTGGCAAAAAGGGCGGACCGTCTCAAAAAGAG GAGTTAACCCCAGCACTTGTCATTGAGACCTCCCTCCAAGCCCCCAGCGAAACCCTCCACCTCCGTGCTGCTGTGTTTCTTGATCGCCCCTTCGACTGCGGAACGATGCAGCGCGAGATCGAGGGAACGCTTCCCGACCTTGAAGACGCTTTCCTGGTCTCAGGCGATGAATGGAAGAAGCACAGCGCGACAGGCAAAGAAGAGCTAACAATCGTACCGGCCTTGGGAACCGTGCCCTTAGGAAAG GTGGTGACGGCGGTTATGTATCGAGACGATCCTGCAGGCTccgaaggcggaggcagacgcatcGACGTTCGAGCTCCCATGAACGGGCGAATCATCAAAATCGAAGTGAAAGAAGGTGACCGCGTTACAAAG AGGGCGCCCTTAGCGGTGATTGAGGCAATGAAGATGGAAACAGCGATTCGCAGTCCCTGCAACGGAGTTGTCGCCTCGGTGCACGTGGCAACGGGTGCGTATACAAAACCCGGACAGAGTTTGCTACAGATTTTTGAAGATACGTCAGGGAAAGCGTGA
- a CDS encoding 14-3-3 protein (encoded by transcript BESB_052690): MAREDSLYMARLAEETERYEDLVMFMKQVVEAGGELNDEERNLLSVGYKNIVGGFRSSWRALALIEQRDLEAGHLRLDLLTNYRRHLELQLEKTCEEVALLIDKHLLPSATTTDCKAFYLKMKADYCRYMCEVAQDEKFKIVVEVAHKAYEEAHALAEAELPKCHPVRLGIALNYSVFFYEALIEPDKACDLARAAISASSAALDSLDEEQTRDTLAMMKLLQDNLELWTTETLEEGGPPEQEDLEQL, encoded by the exons ATGGCTCGCGAAGACAGCTTGTACATGGCCAGACTGGccgaagagacagagcgcTACGAAGACTTG GTGATGTTCATGAAGCAAGTTGTCGAAGCTGGAGGAGAACTGAACGACGAAGAAAGAAATCTTCTCTCCG TTGGATACAAAAATATCGTGGGCGGATTCCGGTCAAGCTGGAGAGCTCTGGCGCTCATCGAGCAGCGCGACCTCGAAGCAGGACATCTTCGTCTG GACTTGCTGACGAACTACCGGCGGCACTTGGAGCTGCAGCTGGAAAAAACTTGCGAAGAAGTCGCGCTTTTGATCGATAAAC ATCTGTTGCCCAGTGCGACGACGACAGATTGCAAGGCCTTCTACTTGAAGATGAAGGCGGACTACTGTCGCTACATGTGTGAAGTCGCGCAG GACGAAAAATTTAAAATAGTCGTCGAAGTCGCACACAAAGCGTACGAGGAA GCGCACGccctcgcggaggccgaaCTCCCCAAGTGCCACCCCGTGCGGCTGGGCATCGCGCTGAACTACTCCGTGTTCTTCTACGAGGCGCTTATCGAGCCAG ACAAAGCGTGCGACCTGGCCCGCGCCGCAATCAGCGCCAGCTCGGCCGCGCTGGACTCCCTCGACGAGGAGCAGACGAGAGACAC ACTGGCTATGATGAAGCTTCTACAAGACAACCTCGAA